In the genome of Bordetella avium, the window CTGCGCCCGGACCCGGATGCCGAGATCAAGGCGGCGTCTCGCCCGCCCGACTAAGGGGTTAGCGCAGGACGTCGCGCAGGAATGCGCCGATGTCCTCCACCTCTTCCATGCAGACGGAATGCGGCATGGGGTAGGTGCGCCATTGCACCGGGTAACCGAGGCTTTGCAGCTTGTCTCGGCTCGCCTCGGCGCGGGGCAGCGCCACGACCGGATCGTGCAGGCCGTGCGCCAGGAAAATCGGCGTTTCGGCATTGGCAGGCAGGCGTTCTGCCTCTGCGCTATCGATAAGGGGCAAATAGCCAGAAAGCCCGACGACCCCGGCCAGCCGTTCGGGCAGGCGTAGGCTGATATGCAGCACCATCGCGCAGCCCTGAGAAAAACCGGCCAATACGATACGGGAGGTCGGGATGCCGCGCGCGTTTTCACGAGCAATCAATTGCCGAATCGCTGCTTCCGAGGCGCGAATGCCCTGGGCGTCTTCCTGGCGCACCAAGTCCATGACCAGGATGTCATACCAGGAACGCATGGCCATGCCGCCATTGATCGTGACCGGCGCGACCGGGGCGTTCGGGAAAATAAAGCGCACCGGCGTCTGTAAGCGCAATTCCGGCACGATGGGCAGGAAATCATTGCCATCGGCGCCCAGCCCATGCATCCAGATCACGGTATGAGCCGGATTGGCGCCCGTATCGACTTCAATGCATTCCAACAGGTCTTGACTCATGGGGCGCTCATTGAGTGAGAGATTTGAGCGCCTGAAACAGGGCCCGGTATTGTTTGCGCTGAGGCTCCTGGCCCTGCAACAGGGCGGCGTTTTGCTGCGCTTCCTTGCGGGCGGCGCGAATCACGGCCCGCAGATGCTGCACATCCGCGCCAGGATAGCGCGACAGCAGTTCGGTCAAGGCCTCGTCGTCCGCGATCAGCCGTTCGCGCAGCCCCTCCAGACGGTGCATGGCGGCAGTTTCCTCGCGCGAGCCGTTTTCCCAGACATCCAATTGACGGCGGATGTCATCAGCGGGGGCGGCGCGCATCAGTTTGCCCACAAAGTGGATCTGGCGGCGCCGGCCTTCGCGGCCGGTGGTGCGCTGAGCGGTGCGGATCGCTTCGTAAAGCCGCTCTTCGAGCGGCAACTGGCGCAGCCGCTCGGGGGATAGCTCGATCAGTTGCTTTCCCAGATCCAGCAGCGCGTGCATCTCGCGCTTGACCTGGGACTTGCTGGGCCGGTCGTAGCCATTTTCATCGTAGCCGTCGTCGTCGACGGGAATTTCGGTATCGGGAATGCTCATGGGACACTGCTAAAAGACGGACTTGGCTATGATAACCGTCTCTGCAAATTGGACAGCAATGGTCACTTCTTCCTCCTCCCTGCCGATCGCCGCCAATCACGCGCGCTTTTCCGAACTCGTTGAACAGGTGCTGGCTTATGCCCGCCAGGTCGGCGCGAGCGACGCAGTCGCTGAAGTCTCGGAAAGCCTGGGGCTGTCGGTGTCTGTGCGCAAAAACGATATCGAGACGGTCGAACAGACGCGCGACCGCTCACTGGACTTGACGGTCTACGCCGGCCAAAGTCGGGGGTCGGCGTCTACGTCGGATTTTTCCGAGGCGGCGCTGCGGCAGACTGTCGAGGCGGCTTGGCATATTGCCCGCCATACGGCCGCTGACACGGCGGCCGGCCTGCCCGATGTCGAGATGTTGGCTACCGAGCACCCGGATCTGGATCTGCATCATCCCTGGGCCATCGGCACAGAGGCCGCCGCCGAGCTGGCGCTGCGCGGCGAACGCGCTGCCCGAGACGTTGACAGCCGCATCACCAATACCGATGGCGCGGGCGTCAACACCTACGAAGGCCAGTTTGTCATGGGCAACACCCGCGGCTTTCTGGGCGGTTATGCCTATAGCCGCCACAGCCTGTCGGTCGCGCCCATCGCCGGCCGGGGCGAGCGTATGCAGCGGGATTATTGGTACACCTCCGAGCGCGATCCTGCCTTGCTGGCCTCCCCGGAGGCGGTCGGCCGCTATGCTGCGCAACGCACCTTGTCGCGTTTGTCGGCGCGTCGTCTGCGCACGACCAAGGCGCCGGTGCTTTTTGAAGCGCCCTTGGCCTTGGGGCTGCTGGGCGCTTTCACCCAGGCCGCCAGTGGGGGGGCGCTGTACCGCAAGGCCAGTTTCCTGGTCGATGCGCTGGGCAAACCAGTCTTTGCCGACCATATCGACGTGCTGGAAGATCCGCATGTGCGCGGCGCCATGGGCTCTTCGCCCTTCGACGATGAAGGGGTGCGCACCCAAGCCCGCCGTGTCGTTGCGGCCGGCGCCCTGGAGGGATATTTCCTGTCCTCGTATACGGCGCGCAAACTGGGCATGAGCACGACCGGCAATGCCGGCGGGTCGCATAACCTGACCCTGACCTCGCGCCTGACCCGTCCGGATGATGATTTCCGCGCCATGCTCAAAAAGCTCGGTACCGGCTTGCTGGTCACCGAACTCATCGGCCAGGGCGTCAACTACCTGACTGGCGATTATTCGCGCGGGGCTTTCGGCTATTGGGTCGAAAACGGCGAAATCCAGCATGCCGTAGAAGAAATCACCATCGCGGGCAATCTGGCGGAAATGTTCCGCCAGATTGTTGCCGTCGGGGCGGACACCTTGTCGCGTGGCACCAAGTCCAGCGGTTCTATCCTGATCGAGCAAATGTCCATCGCGGGCGTCTGAATCCGCAGCCGGCCTGCCTGTTTTTAAAGGAAGTTTCCTCGCATTATCGGGGGGATGGCCGGCAGACAGGCCCTGTGCACAGCGATTAACCTTCTCAAGATAGGTGCCCTGAGCTGGGTGCCCTGAGCTGGGTGCCCTGAGCTGGGTGCCCTGAGCTGGGTGCCCTGAGCTGGGTGCCCTGAGCTGGGTGCCCTGAGCTGGGTGCCCTGGAAGCTCACATTGCGTCTGCGTGATGAATGGCAGGGCTGTTACAAGGGCTTGCTGTCATGACGGTCAGAGATTGGGCGCAGTGGTACGCGCTGGGCGAGGAACGCCTGCAATTCATTCGTCAGCTCGAAGGTTTTTATGTGTTGGTGCATGGCGGCGCCAGCATAACAACCCGGGCGCATCATCATTTATTGTCGCCCCGTTATCGTGATGACCCGCGGTTTCTGGGTTATTGCCTCATTGGAGAAGGGTTTTTTTGTCCCTGGCTGAGGGAGGTGCGCTGGCCCGGCGAAGGGCAGTACCTGTCTTTGCCGGATGTGTTGCAAAAACAGATGCGCAGTGGCGGGAAGATAGGCTTGCTGACCTTCAGCGGTACTTCAGAAGAAGACGCACTCTTGCGCCGCTTCAAGCCCTGGAGCTTCGATTATCTGGCTTATCTGGCCGAGCGCGATCTTCCTTTTTTGTATGGGCCTTTGCAGAAAGAGCGCGAGTTCATACGGGCCAATCTGGATCGCTATCTGCAATTGGTCAGTGCGATGGACCTGCGTTCGCAAGAAACCATGTATGCCCGCCTGGCGGCAACCTTCAGCCTGGATCGGCAGCCATTGATGCGAACCCTGACCCCTTTCTCGCATATGTATTTCAATCCGGTCAACGAGGACGACTCCTTTGTGCCCAAACCCCGGGAAAACTATGTCGATGTGGGCGCCACGCAAGGCAGCGAGCTGTTGAGGTTCATCAGCTTGGTCCAGGACGTCGAAGGCTCCCGTTTCTGGGCTATCGAACCCAATGCGGTTGATTACGCCCTTCTCAAGCAGCTTCGTTTTTTTGCGTCGTTTCGCCCGTTGCGCGTGATTGTCAGCGACCGAAATCAGGAGGGCTTGGCTTTTTTCACCGATCCCGGGTGCCGGGATGGGTCGCGTTTGGTGTCGGACAACACGGACCCAGCCTGGCTTGCAGCGAATGCCGCACATATCGAGCGGCTTCCCTGCGTCACACTCGATACGCAGGTGCAGGAGCCCATCACGTTTCTGAAAGTGGATGTTGAGGGGGCGGAGTTAAGCGTCCTGCGCGGCGCGACACGCCACGTGAGCCAACCCGAGTGTCGTATCGCGGTGGCTGCCTACCATTATCCGCAAGATGTTCTCGAACTCGCGGATTTTTTTGTCGGTCTAGGCCGCAAGCGCCTGCGTTTGCGGCAGCACGACCCCTCGCTTTGGGATCTGATTCTTTATGTGGATGACGTAGAGGGCGACGGCGCGGGCTGAATGCATTGGCTTCAGCCGGTGGCAGGGATCTGGGGCGGTGGCTGCGTGTAATATCCAACGCAGGACTGATTGAGCCAAGGGAGCCATCGCATGCAACGTCGTTCGTTCTTGAAGCAGGCAGGCCTGGCCGCGGGCGGTGCCGTGGTCGCGGCCCCTGTGTTTGCTCAGGATGCGCCTGCGATCAATTGGCGGCTGGCGTCCAGCTTTGGCCCAGCGCTGGATATTCTGTTTGGAGCGGGAGAGGTCTTTTGCAAATATGTCGGCGAGGCCACGGGCGGTAAATTCCGCATCCGCCAGTCAGCAGCGGGGGAGATTGCGCCCGCGCTTGGCGTCTTTGACGCGGTCAGCGCTGCAACGGTCGAATGCGGCCATAGTTTCTCTGCTTTCTATATAGCCAAAGAGGCCGCTTTCAGTTTCGATACGGCCGTGCCTTTCGGCCTGAACGCCCGTCAGATGAATGCGTGGATGTTTGACGGCGATGGGCTCAAGCTCACGCGGGACCTGTTCAAGCCGCACAAAATCCTGAATTTGCCGCTGGGCAACACGGGTGTGCAGATGGGCGGCTGGTATCGTAAAGCCATCAAGTCCCCTGCCGATCTGAAGGGCCTGAAAATGCAGGTGTCGGGCCTGGGTGGCGATGTGCTGGCCCGTTTGGGGGTGGTTCCTCAGGATCTGGCGGCGGCCGATCTGCGGCCCGCGCTGGAAAAAGGGGAGTTGGACGCCTTGTCGCTTATCGGCCCCTATGATGACGAAAAACAGAATCTTGGTCACCACGCTTGGTACTACTACTACCCGGGCTGGTGGCAAGGGGGGCCTCAGGCCTCCCTGTATATGAATGAAGATGCCTGGGGTAAATTGCCCAAGCGCTATCAGGCGGCCATCGAGTCGGCCAGCCGTGCGGCGCATATGGCTGTGCTAACCCGCTATGACGCCCAGAATCCGGCGGCCTTGCGCCGGCTCATTGCCGGCGGCGCGCAAGTGCGTCCTTTCCCGCGCTCCGTGCTCGATGATGCCTATGATGCGGCGTTGCAAATGTATCAGTCCTTCTGTGCGCAGAACCCCAGGTTCAAGGCGGTGCACGACCCTTATATGGCCTTTCGCGACGACGTGCTTCCCTGGTTCCGCATCGAGAGCAGCTATGAACAGTATCTCGGCGTGCGCCGGACCTGAGGCCGGGTCGGGCGGATACTTGCACAATATTTGAGCAGCCGTGCTAAACTAGTGAGCTTTCCCTTTATTTGGCTTTTGCCTTGAGGCATGTGAAGAGCATGTCGAGCAGGCGGCAACACGGTCAAATATCACTGCCATGACCCTTGTACGGGCGGTTAATAACGCTTAGACGGGGCCTATGGGGTGGCCGGGAAAGAACCCAGCCAGGCGTTCTGGCGGGCAACTCTCTACATGTTAGGAACCATCATGAAGACCTTTGTGGCCAAGCCGCATGAAGTCACGCGTGACTGGTTTGTGATCGACGCCAAGGGCAAAGTCCTCGGTCGTGTGGCCAGCGAAGTCGCACGCCGTCTGCGCGGTAAGCACAAACCTGAATTCACGCCGCACGTTGACACTGGCGATTACATCGTCATTATCAATGCTGCCGATATCGTTGTTACGGGTAAGAAGTCGCAAGACAAGAAGTACTTCCGTCACACCACCTACCCGGGCGGTATCCGCGAAACGAACTTCGAGAAAATGCAAGAGCGTTTTCCCGGCCGCGCCATCCAGAAGGCTGTCAAGGGCATGCTGCCCAAGGGTCCGCTGGGCTACGCCATGATCAAGAAACTCAAGGTGTACGCTGGTGCCGAGCATCCGCACACCGCTCAGCAGCCCAAGCCGCTGGATCTCTAAGGAATCGCCATGATCGGTAACTGGAACTACGGAACCGGCCGTCGCAAAACCTCGGTGGCTCGTGTTTTCATCAAGAAGGGTACGGGCAAGATCGTCGTCAACGGCAAGCCCGTCGACGAGTTTTTCGCTCGCGAAACCGGCCGCATGGTTGTGCGCCAGCCCCTGGCTCTGACTGGCCACCTCGAATCGTTCGACATCAAAGTCAACGTGATCGGCGGTGGTGAAACCGGCCAGGCCGGTGCAGTCCGTCACGGCATCACGCGTGCCCTGATCGACTACGACGCGACCCTGAAGCCGGCGCTGTCGCAAGCGGGCTTTGTCACGCGTGACGCCCGTGAAGTTGAACGTAAGAAGGTCGGTCTGCGCAAAGCACGCCGCCGGAAGCAGTTCAGCAAGCGTTAATCGCTGTATGCAAAAAGGCCGCGCAAGCGGTCTTTTTGTTTTTCGGCCCGTCCTGTCGCAGGGCGGGCCGTTGTCTATGCGCGACCAGCGATACAATTCACTTAGGCAGAACACCCCGCGCCCCAAATCAGGAAATAGCTCATGGCCCAAGCAAGGAATTCACGCATCAAGGTTGGCATCGTCGGCGGCACCGGATATACCGGCGTCGAGTTGCTGCGTCTGCTGTCGCAGCATCCGGATGTCGAACTGACCGCCATCACTTCGCGTAAAGAAGACGGTCTGCCGGTCGCGGAGATGTACCCAAATCTGCGCGGTCATGTGAAGCTGGCTTTCTCCGCCCCGGAAAAAGCCTCCCTGACCGATTGCGATGTGGTTTTCTTCGCCACGCCGCATGGTGTAGCCATGGCGCAGGCGCAAGCCCTCACCGCCGCCGGCACGCGAGTGATCGATCTGGCTGCGGATTTTCGCCTGCAAGACACAGCTAGTTTCGAGCGCTGGTACAAAATGCCCCATGGCTGCCCGGACATTCTGGCAAAGCAGTCGGCCTATGGTCTGGTGGAGCTCAACCGCGCCGCCATCGCGCAGGCGCAGGTCATTGGCAATCCGGGGTGCTATCCCACCACGGTCATCCTGGGCTTGGCCCCCTTGCTTGAGCGCAAGCTGATCGATACCCAGGCCCTGATTGCCGATTGCAAATCCGGCGTATCGGGGGCGGGCCGCAAGGCCGAGGTGGCTTCCTTATTCTCTGAGGCTAGCGATAACTTCAAGGCCTATGGCGTAGCGGGCCACCGCCATCATCCCGAGATCACCGAGCAGCTGGAAAAACTGGCGGGCGGCAAGGTCGGCCTTACTTTCGTGCCGCATCTGGTGCCCATGATTCGCGGCATGTTCTCCACGATTTACGCCCGCATTCTGCCCGAAGCGCGCGAAACCGACTTCCAGGCCCTGTTCGAGGAACGCTATGCCGGAGAAGCTTTCATCGATGTGATGCCGGCCGGCAGCCTGCCCGAAACCCGTTCGGTTCGGGCGTCCAACAATCTGCGCATTGCCGTGCAGCGTCCCGGCAATGGGGATCAGCTCATCGTTTTGGTGGTGCAGGACAATCTAGTCAAGGGGGCTGCGGGTCAGGCGGTGCAGAATATGAATCTGATGTTCGGTCTGCCCGAAACCACGGGCCTGAATCAAGTCGCCATCCTGCCTTGAGTCTCGAGGGTCTTCAGGTGTTTTGCTGATGTCTCAAACTTCCCCGCCCACCTGGCCGCGCGCGGCCTGGATCGCGCTGGTGCTGGTTTTGGCGGCCGGTGTGCTTCTGGGGCGTTTTTCCGCTCAGAAAGCCGAGCTGGCCGAGGGGCAGGTGCTTCTGACCCAAGCCGAGCTCGATGCGCAGCATGCCCTGCTGAAGCAGCGCGAGGCGGAGGTGCGTTTTGTGCGTGCGCAACTCGATACCGCCGACGGCGAAATTGCCGTCGAGCGGGCTGCGCGCCAGGAGTTGGAAGCGCAGCTACGTGGAGAGCAGGCCGAATTGGGCCGGGTGCGCGATCAGCTGGCCTTCTATGAGCAATTGCTGCCGCCTGGGCCTGCGGGTTCGATTGATATCCGCGGCGCTGAGTTTGCCCGCGCAGGCGACAGCCTGAGCTATCGCATCTTGCTCATGCGCAGCGGCCGTGGCGAGACGCCGTTCAATGGCGAGCTGCGCTTTCAGGCCAGCGGCACGCTCAAAGGACAGGCCGTGACCGTGGACCTGCTGCCCAAGCGGGTCAAGACCGACGAAGCGGCTGCGCCGGGTGCTGTGCTGCCGGCTGCGGCAGTCGAGGCCATTCCGGAGTCGTCCGTCAACGCTGCGGGTGGAACGGGAAGCCATGGTGCAGCAGCTCATGGCTCGGCGGGTCTGTTGGCGCTGCATTTCGATCAATTTCAGCGCAGTCAGGGCTTGTTGGCGCTGCCCGAGGGATTTGTCCCTGAAACCGTGACCGTGACGGTGCTGGAGGGCGCGTCGGTGCGCGCCTCCCGTAAAGTCCAGATGGAATTTTGAGGCGCAGCCCGGCTGCGCTATAGTGACCCTATGTGCGCGGCGTTTGCCGCCATCCGGAATACGGCTCTCGTAGCCAGGAGTGTAATCATGAACGCAATTACCGAAACCGTGGATCTTCAAGCGCCGCCTCCCGTGCCGCTGGTCTTCACTGATTCGGCTGCCGCCAAGGTCAAGGATCTGCTGGCAGAAGAAGGCAACCCCGAGCTCAAATTGCGCGTCTTTGTGCAAGGCGGTGGCTGTTCGGGCTTCCAGTATGGCTTCACCTTCGATGAAGTCGTCAATGAAGACGATACCGTGCTCGACAAAGAAGGCGTCCAGTTACTGGTTGATCCGATGAGCTTCCAGTATCTCGTCGGTGCCGAGATTGACTACAAAGAAGATCTCGAGGGCGCGCAGTTTGTCATCCGCAACCCCAACGCGACGACCACCTGCGGCTGCGGATCTTCTTTCTCGGTCTGATCTCGCGCAGTCAGAAAGAAGCCCCTGCGGGGGCTTTTTTCGTATTCTGCTGGATCAGGCGGCGGGATAGAGCGCGCCAAGCACGCGAGGCCCGCGGGCGCCCGTCACGCCAGGCAGCCCAGCAGGCAGACGGTCGATAAAAGCCTGAGCCAGCCAGGCGAAAGCCATGGCTTCCACCCATTGACCCGGCACGCCTTCGCTGTCGGTAGGTGCGACAGGGCAAGGCAGGGCGCGCGCCAGCGCTTGCATGATGGCAGGATTGCGGGCGCCGCCGCCACATACCAGCAGATCCTGGATCGGCTCGCTGGCAATGGCTCTGGCCACGGTTTGCGCTGTCAGCTCCACCAGCGTGGCCTGCACATCCTGCGGGCTAAGCCTCAGACCCGAACTGTCCAGGTGCTTATGCAGCCAGCCTAGGCCGAACAGATCGCGTCCGGTAGATTTGGGGGCGGGCAGGTCAAACCAGGGTTCGCTATTCAGAAGATGATGCAGTAATGCCTTGCTGACCGAGCCTGTGGCAGCCCAGTTTCCGTTGTGGTCGTAATGCTTGCCGGTATGGGCATGGCACCACGCGTCGAGCAGCACATTGGCCGGACCGGTGTCGAAGCCGCGCGGAGCCTGCCCTGGTACGAGCAGGGTGACGTTGCCGATACCGCCCAGGTTCAACACGGCGCGTGGCGCCCCTCGGCCGCCGAACATCGCGTCATGAAAGGGCGGCACCAAAGGCGCGCCCTGTCCGCCAGCGGCCACATCGCGGCTGCGGAAGTCGGCCACGACATCGATGCCGCTGAGTTCGGCAAGAAGCGCCGGCGCATTGAGCTGCACGGTATAGCCCAGATCCGGCCGGTGGCGCACGGTCTGGCCATGTGCGCCGATGGCCCGCACCCGCGCTTCTGGCGCCGCCTGCCGCAGCTGCGCGCAAGCCTGGGCATACAAACGCGCGAGTTCATTGGCGGCCAGCGCGGCGCGATGCAGTTCATCGGGCCCGCTGCTATTGAGGGCCAGCAGCGTGGCGCGCAAAGACGGTGGGATGTCGAGGCTTACGCTGGCCAGTAGATGGGGAGCGCCATCTAGGCGCAGCAGCACGCCGTCCACGCCGTCCATACTGGTGCCCGACATCAGGCCGATGAAACAACGGCCCGGGTTGTCCGGGCCGTTGATGGGCTGGGTCATGTCAGCGGCTGGCCACGTTGGTCATGGATTCGGGCAGCGTGTGCTGGAACTCGGTCAGCAGTTCGATCTGCTGCTTGTAGGGCTCCACGGCCTTGGCGAAAGCCCGGACTTCGGCCGGCTCCAGCTTGCGTGCCACAGGCAGATCCACCGATAGCGGATCGACGGGCTGATTGTTGATACGGAATTCGTAGTGCAGGTGCGGGCCGGTGGCCCATCCCGTTGCGCCAACATAGCCGACGAGGTCGCCTTGAGCGATCTTGTCGCCTTTCTTCAGGCCCGGACGGATACGGCTTTGGTGGGCATAAAGCGTCGAGTACTGGCCGTGATGCTTGATGATCACCACATTGCCGTAGCCATTTTGCCAGCCGACGAAATCGACGGTGCCATCAGCCGTGCTGTGGATGGGCGTGCCCGAAGGAGCAGCGTAATCCACGCCTTTGTGACCAGTCCAGGTCTTGTGGATGGGGTGCATGCGCATGCCGAAGGTCGAGCTGATCCGGCTGAACTTCAGGGCGGTGCGCAGGAAGGCGCCGCGCAGGCTGGTGCCGTCAAAGTCGTAGTAGCTGCCCGATTTATTGTCGGGGCTGAACCAGACGGCGCTGTATTTTTTGTCGTTGTTGAGGAATTCGACCGCCAGCAGGCGGCCGGCGCCGGCGTAGCGGCCGTCATGCGAGCGCACTTCGTAAACCACGCGGAACTGGTCGCCCTGGCGCAGGTCGCGCAGGAAGTCGATCTTGGCGCCCAGGATGTCGGCCATCTGCATCGTGATGGAGTCAGGGATACCGGCTGCGTCGGTGGCGGCGAATAGCGACGAGTGGATCGTGCCCACGGCGACGCGGGTTTGCAGATCGGTGGTTTCGGTGATTTCCCGAGCTTTAAAGCCATCGTCCGAGGCTTCGACGTGCAGCAATTTGGTGTAGACCTGACCGTCAGCCTCGTTGCCCGGGGTGTGGATGTAGCGTAGCCACACCAGATTGCCTTCCTCGTCGGTGGCGGCCTGCACCGAACGGCCCGGATAGAGGCGGTAGATGCTGCGCGCGGAAGCGTCGTGGGTGAGGAAGGTCTGGAGTTTGCTATCGTCGATATCGAGGCGCTGCAGCACGCTCGCCAGCGTATCGCCGGAACGGATGCGTGTTTCGCTGATATAGGGGGCGGGAGTGCTGGCGCTGACCTGAAGCTGTTCAGGTTGCAGCCTCAACTCACTGTGGATGAGACTCAACGGGGGCAGTTCGGTGCGGTCGGGCTGTTGCACCATGCCGAGCGCGGCGGCGCCGGCAAACAGACCCAGGGAGGAGACAAGCAGCGTGCGGCGGACAAGCGAACGGCCGCGTGAGGGCGCCGGTTCGGTGGCAGGGGCAAACAGGGCGGCAATCTTGCGGCTCAGTCTACGCACCAGACTGTTCAAGCCTTGATTCATTGGGCGGACCTTCGATGGCACAGATGCACAAAGACGTCGGACCCTCGGCTATCCCCCTGGCGGCCTGCGGACCGGAGGTAGGCTTGCGCCGAAGCGACGGTTTCGTGGGCTGACTTTGGAATAACGTGCGACTAGCAGTGACGCCAACGGCCATGAAAATGACAGTTGCGTATGATTAGGGCAGTATCCTAGCTGAATAAGCTAGAATTTTCGACCGATTTTCGCAGTTTTTACACCTTTTTCCGTTGAAACTCCCGTCATCCGGGGCCTATTCTCATGTCGCAAGCCGAATTTCCCATCACTCCCGAAGTAGAAGCAGACCTGCGGATCGCGCGACGCGGCTGCGACGAGCTTCTGGTCGAGTCCGAGTTCGCCCGCAAGCTGGCGCGCAGCCGCGCCACCGGGGTGCCCTTGCGCATTAAACTGGGCTTGGACCCGACTGCGCCGGACATCCATTTGGGTCATACCGTGGTGCTGAACAAGATGCGTCAGCTTCAGGATCTCGGCCATACGGTCATCTTCCTGATTGGCGACTTCACCTCCACCATCGGCGACCCCAGTGGCCGCAACTCCACCCGCCCGCCGCTCACGCGCGAGCAGATCGAGCACAACGCCAAGACCTATTACGCCCAGGCCAGTCTGGTGCTGGACCCGGCCCGCACCGAAATCCGTTACAACTCCGAGTGGTGTGATCCGCTGGGCGCGCGCGGCATGATTCAACTGGCTTCGCGTTACACCGTGGCCCGCATGATGGAGCGCGAGGACTTTACCCGCCGCTTCAAGACCGGCGTGCCGATCGCGGTGCACGAATTCCTGTATCCGCTCATGCAGGGTTACGACTCGGTCGCGCTCAAGGCGGATCTTGAACTCGGCGGTACCGATCAGAAGTTCAACCTCTTGGTTGGCCGCGAGCTGCAAAAAGAATATGGCCAGGAGCCGCAGTGCATCCTGACGATGCCGCTGCTGGTCGGGACTGACGGTGTGGACAAGATGTCCAAGTCCAAGGGGAATTACATCGGCATCTCGGAATCGCCTGATTCGATGTTCGGCAAGCTGATGTCGATTTCTGACACCCTGATGTGGCGTTATTTCGAGCTGCTGTCTTTCCGTTCCTTGGAAGACATTGCCGCGCTGAAGGCGGAAATCGACGCCGGCCGTAATCCACGCGATGCGAAGGTCGCCCTGGCCCAGGAAATCATCACCCGCTTCCATAGTGCAAAAGATGCCGAACAGGCGCTGGCCAATTTCGAGGCCCGCTTCCGCGACGGCGCGATTCCTGACGATATCCCCGAGGTCAATCTGGCGGGTGCGCCCATGGGGATTTTGCACGTTTTGCGCGCATCGTCTTTGTGCGCGTCCAGTTCCGAGGCGCAGCGTGCGATCGAGCAGGGCGGTGTCAAGATCGACGGCGCAAAAATTGAAGATAGATCGTTGCAATTGAATGCGGGCTCATACGTGCTGCAAGTGGGGAAACGGAAGTTTGCCCGTGTTAATTTGGCGGTGTGACGCTGGCTGGCGCTGGCGGCCCTGACCGTTAAGGAGCACGAACATGAAACTTGCGAGTCTGTCTTTCGTTAATGGTGAGTCCATCCCCGAACGTTACGCTTTTGGCCGAATCGATCCGCAATCGCACGTGGCGCTGGCGGATAATTTCAACCCGCAGTTTTCTTGGGATGACGTGCCTGCCGGCACCCAGTCCTTCGCGCTGCTGTGCGTTGATCCGCACGTGCCTTCGCAACCTGATGACGTCAATCAGGAAGGCCGTGAGGTGCCAGCAAGCCTGCCGCGCCTGGATTTCTATCATTGGGTGCTGATTGATCTGCCGGCTCATCTGCGGGAGATCGAGGAGGGGGCCTATTCGCATGATGTCACGCCGCGAGGCAAGGGCGGTCCGCTTGCGCCTGACGATGTGCGGCAGGGCCTGAATGACTACACCGGCTGGTTTGCCTCTGACCGCGACATGAGCGGTGATTACTTCGGTTACGACGGCCCCTGCCCGCCCTGGAACGATGCCATCGTCCATGATTATGTGTTCACGCTCTACGCGCTGGATGTGCCGCGCCTGGCGGTGGAGGGTAAGTTCACGGGGCCGGAAGTGTTGAAGGCCATGGAGGGGCATATCCTGGCTCAGGCCTCGGTCACGGGCAC includes:
- a CDS encoding alpha/beta hydrolase: MSQDLLECIEVDTGANPAHTVIWMHGLGADGNDFLPIVPELRLQTPVRFIFPNAPVAPVTINGGMAMRSWYDILVMDLVRQEDAQGIRASEAAIRQLIARENARGIPTSRIVLAGFSQGCAMVLHISLRLPERLAGVVGLSGYLPLIDSAEAERLPANAETPIFLAHGLHDPVVALPRAEASRDKLQSLGYPVQWRTYPMPHSVCMEEVEDIGAFLRDVLR
- the yjgA gene encoding ribosome biogenesis factor YjgA, with translation MSIPDTEIPVDDDGYDENGYDRPSKSQVKREMHALLDLGKQLIELSPERLRQLPLEERLYEAIRTAQRTTGREGRRRQIHFVGKLMRAAPADDIRRQLDVWENGSREETAAMHRLEGLRERLIADDEALTELLSRYPGADVQHLRAVIRAARKEAQQNAALLQGQEPQRKQYRALFQALKSLTQ
- the pmbA gene encoding metalloprotease PmbA; its protein translation is MVTSSSSLPIAANHARFSELVEQVLAYARQVGASDAVAEVSESLGLSVSVRKNDIETVEQTRDRSLDLTVYAGQSRGSASTSDFSEAALRQTVEAAWHIARHTAADTAAGLPDVEMLATEHPDLDLHHPWAIGTEAAAELALRGERAARDVDSRITNTDGAGVNTYEGQFVMGNTRGFLGGYAYSRHSLSVAPIAGRGERMQRDYWYTSERDPALLASPEAVGRYAAQRTLSRLSARRLRTTKAPVLFEAPLALGLLGAFTQAASGGALYRKASFLVDALGKPVFADHIDVLEDPHVRGAMGSSPFDDEGVRTQARRVVAAGALEGYFLSSYTARKLGMSTTGNAGGSHNLTLTSRLTRPDDDFRAMLKKLGTGLLVTELIGQGVNYLTGDYSRGAFGYWVENGEIQHAVEEITIAGNLAEMFRQIVAVGADTLSRGTKSSGSILIEQMSIAGV
- a CDS encoding FkbM family methyltransferase, with the protein product MTVRDWAQWYALGEERLQFIRQLEGFYVLVHGGASITTRAHHHLLSPRYRDDPRFLGYCLIGEGFFCPWLREVRWPGEGQYLSLPDVLQKQMRSGGKIGLLTFSGTSEEDALLRRFKPWSFDYLAYLAERDLPFLYGPLQKEREFIRANLDRYLQLVSAMDLRSQETMYARLAATFSLDRQPLMRTLTPFSHMYFNPVNEDDSFVPKPRENYVDVGATQGSELLRFISLVQDVEGSRFWAIEPNAVDYALLKQLRFFASFRPLRVIVSDRNQEGLAFFTDPGCRDGSRLVSDNTDPAWLAANAAHIERLPCVTLDTQVQEPITFLKVDVEGAELSVLRGATRHVSQPECRIAVAAYHYPQDVLELADFFVGLGRKRLRLRQHDPSLWDLILYVDDVEGDGAG
- a CDS encoding twin-arginine translocation signal domain-containing protein, coding for MQRRSFLKQAGLAAGGAVVAAPVFAQDAPAINWRLASSFGPALDILFGAGEVFCKYVGEATGGKFRIRQSAAGEIAPALGVFDAVSAATVECGHSFSAFYIAKEAAFSFDTAVPFGLNARQMNAWMFDGDGLKLTRDLFKPHKILNLPLGNTGVQMGGWYRKAIKSPADLKGLKMQVSGLGGDVLARLGVVPQDLAAADLRPALEKGELDALSLIGPYDDEKQNLGHHAWYYYYPGWWQGGPQASLYMNEDAWGKLPKRYQAAIESASRAAHMAVLTRYDAQNPAALRRLIAGGAQVRPFPRSVLDDAYDAALQMYQSFCAQNPRFKAVHDPYMAFRDDVLPWFRIESSYEQYLGVRRT
- the rplM gene encoding 50S ribosomal protein L13, giving the protein MKTFVAKPHEVTRDWFVIDAKGKVLGRVASEVARRLRGKHKPEFTPHVDTGDYIVIINAADIVVTGKKSQDKKYFRHTTYPGGIRETNFEKMQERFPGRAIQKAVKGMLPKGPLGYAMIKKLKVYAGAEHPHTAQQPKPLDL
- the rpsI gene encoding 30S ribosomal protein S9; the encoded protein is MIGNWNYGTGRRKTSVARVFIKKGTGKIVVNGKPVDEFFARETGRMVVRQPLALTGHLESFDIKVNVIGGGETGQAGAVRHGITRALIDYDATLKPALSQAGFVTRDAREVERKKVGLRKARRRKQFSKR